One Selenomonadales bacterium genomic region harbors:
- the radA gene encoding DNA repair protein RadA, which translates to MAKKKTAYFCQECGNESPKWVGRCSACGAWNSMVEEVIVKDMARSSGGLSLGLSEGSAPMKIREVETEESPRMGTGSGELDRVLGGGLLAGSLTLVVGDPGVGKSSMTIKVCADLAKTEGTILYVTGEESARQVKMRAERLGALAYDLYILSETNLDTIEAQTMKLQPRLLVIDSIQTVFRPDIESAPGSISQVRECAVQLLRIAKANSIAVILVGHVLKDGSLAGPRALEHIVDTVLYFEGDRNAQYRVLRAVKNRFGSTNEIGLFEMNSRGLVDVPDASKLFLSERPDDMPGSVVTASMEGTRPVLVEVQSLVSESQFMPPRRTSDNIDIKRIQLLLAVLEKRVGLRIGNSDVFVKVAGGIKVDEPAVDLAAAIALASSYRNRSVSAGTVVIGEVGLAGEVRAVAGAEVRIREAARMGFHTMILPRSNLKGLERKEKIKLIGVETVAQALDAALE; encoded by the coding sequence ATGGCGAAGAAAAAGACGGCATATTTTTGCCAGGAATGTGGAAACGAATCGCCCAAGTGGGTAGGCAGATGCTCTGCCTGCGGTGCTTGGAACAGCATGGTAGAAGAAGTCATCGTCAAAGATATGGCGAGATCAAGCGGTGGTCTTAGTCTGGGCTTGTCGGAAGGCAGCGCGCCGATGAAGATACGCGAGGTAGAAACGGAAGAATCTCCGCGTATGGGAACAGGCTCGGGTGAGCTTGACCGTGTATTGGGCGGCGGACTTCTCGCAGGATCCTTGACGCTCGTCGTCGGCGACCCCGGTGTGGGCAAGTCGAGCATGACGATCAAGGTGTGCGCCGACCTTGCCAAAACAGAAGGCACCATTCTCTACGTCACGGGCGAAGAAAGTGCCAGACAGGTCAAGATGCGCGCCGAACGATTGGGTGCGCTAGCATACGATCTCTATATATTAAGTGAAACGAACCTCGATACGATCGAAGCGCAGACGATGAAGCTTCAGCCGCGCCTTCTCGTCATCGACTCGATCCAGACGGTATTTCGTCCCGATATCGAAAGTGCGCCCGGCAGTATCAGCCAAGTACGCGAATGTGCCGTACAGCTCCTCAGGATCGCCAAGGCGAACTCTATCGCCGTTATCTTAGTCGGCCACGTGCTCAAAGACGGCTCGCTCGCAGGGCCGCGTGCGCTTGAGCATATCGTCGATACGGTGCTTTATTTTGAAGGCGACCGCAATGCACAGTACCGCGTCCTGCGGGCGGTGAAGAACCGTTTCGGCTCAACGAACGAGATAGGCCTCTTTGAGATGAACAGCCGCGGTCTTGTCGATGTGCCCGATGCGTCGAAGCTCTTTTTGTCGGAGCGTCCCGACGATATGCCGGGCAGCGTCGTAACGGCGTCGATGGAAGGCACGCGCCCTGTCCTCGTCGAAGTACAGTCGCTCGTGAGCGAATCGCAGTTCATGCCGCCGCGCCGTACATCGGACAATATCGACATCAAGCGGATACAGCTTTTATTGGCGGTGCTCGAAAAACGAGTCGGACTTCGCATCGGTAACTCGGACGTATTCGTCAAAGTCGCGGGCGGTATCAAAGTAGATGAACCTGCCGTAGACCTTGCCGCGGCGATCGCGCTCGCATCGAGCTACCGTAACCGCTCCGTCAGCGCAGGCACCGTCGTCATCGGCGAAGTCGGTCTGGCAGGCGAGGTGCGCGCCGTCGCAGGGGCAGAGGTGCGCATCCGCGAAGCCGCACGGATGGGATTCCATACGATGATCCTTCCGAGGAGCAACCTCAAGGGCTTGGAACGGAAAGAAAAAATCAAACTTATCGGAGTAGAAACAGTTGCGCAGGCACTCGATGCCGCGCTTGAATAA